One genomic region from Natrinema caseinilyticum encodes:
- the pyrH gene encoding UMP kinase: protein MKVVVSIGGSVLVPEPGGDRVAEHAAVIEDLASDGCRIGAVVGGGGVAREYIAAARELGANEIELDQLGIDVTRLNARLLIAALGEESVTAPARDYEEASEALRRDDVCVMGGVAPAQTTDAVGAALAEYIDADLLVYATSVPGVYSDDPNETDDAVKYDELSATELVDVIAGLEMNAGASAPVDLLAAKIIERSGMRTIVLDGTDPDRIARAVRHGEHDGTDIVPDGVGAEPTYWARDEQ from the coding sequence ATGAAAGTGGTCGTCTCTATCGGCGGAAGCGTCCTCGTACCCGAACCCGGCGGGGATCGGGTCGCCGAGCACGCTGCCGTTATCGAAGACCTCGCCTCGGACGGGTGTCGGATCGGCGCCGTGGTCGGGGGTGGCGGCGTCGCCCGCGAATACATCGCGGCCGCTCGCGAACTCGGGGCGAACGAAATCGAACTCGATCAGCTGGGCATCGACGTCACGCGGCTGAATGCCCGGCTTCTCATCGCCGCGCTCGGCGAAGAATCGGTCACGGCCCCGGCGAGGGACTACGAAGAGGCCAGCGAGGCGCTCCGTCGCGACGACGTCTGCGTCATGGGCGGGGTGGCACCGGCCCAGACCACCGACGCCGTCGGGGCCGCCCTCGCGGAGTACATCGACGCCGACCTGCTCGTCTACGCCACGAGCGTCCCCGGCGTCTACAGCGACGACCCGAACGAGACCGACGACGCCGTCAAATACGACGAACTCTCCGCCACGGAACTCGTCGACGTCATTGCCGGCCTCGAGATGAACGCCGGTGCGTCCGCGCCGGTCGATCTGCTGGCGGCGAAGATAATCGAGCGCTCGGGGATGCGCACCATCGTCCTCGACGGCACCGATCCCGATCGGATCGCCCGCGCGGTCCGCCACGGCGAACACGACGGCACCGATATCGTTCCCGACGGTGTCGGCGCGGAGCCGACCTACTGGGCGCGCGACGAGCAATGA
- the lysS gene encoding lysine--tRNA ligase, with protein sequence MSSDGDPTDDPAVDSDAISPYTLQQEGDGETRHAFWADTVADRIEDRVADQGEATNEANGEGRPASRNPAEPIVVKGGISPSGVPHLGNVNEIMRGYFVAEVLRDRGHDVRQVFTADDRDPLRKLPRTLCDLEGNLVDLGDVDAGALGRNLGAPYTDIPDPFGCCDSYGDHFSTIIQDSADAVDVPIDLVSDTDLYASGAFEDVTRFVLEHRDRAREVLSQYQDKVDEDYVPFNPICENCGKITETVTGVDTENEPPTVDYVCTDMDAGDRTIDGCGHEGTATLREGKLPWRFEWPAQWQLLDVDFEPFGKDHAEGSWPSGQDVARNVLEIEPPVPMVYEWFTLEGEPFSSSAGNVILVSDVLELLEPEVLRYFFAKDPSKARDFSIERLDQLVDEFDRFEAIYFGEVDASEDEVAFAERVYPFVVEEPREERIRLPYTFAAVLGMTDDPALREEIARREGHIPEDAPEWAVEGALDRVEQARNWARRTQNEFDYELKRTEIPAHEFDADTETALEELADFIEEGHEPDEIQGEIYETAKRHDVDVGDFFGAGYRLFFDDEQGPKLGPFLAKVDREFVVARLRRER encoded by the coding sequence ATGAGTTCCGACGGCGACCCGACGGACGATCCGGCAGTTGACTCGGACGCGATCAGCCCCTACACCCTCCAGCAGGAGGGCGACGGCGAGACGCGACACGCGTTCTGGGCGGATACGGTCGCAGATCGGATAGAAGACCGCGTGGCCGACCAGGGAGAGGCCACGAACGAAGCGAACGGGGAGGGACGACCCGCGAGCCGGAATCCCGCGGAACCGATCGTCGTCAAGGGCGGCATTTCGCCCTCGGGCGTCCCCCACCTCGGCAACGTCAACGAGATCATGCGCGGCTACTTCGTCGCCGAGGTGCTACGGGACCGGGGTCACGACGTTAGACAGGTCTTCACCGCCGACGACCGCGATCCCTTGCGAAAGCTGCCGCGCACCCTCTGTGACCTCGAGGGGAACCTCGTCGATCTCGGAGACGTCGACGCGGGCGCCCTCGGTCGGAACCTCGGTGCGCCCTACACCGACATCCCGGACCCGTTCGGCTGCTGTGACTCCTACGGCGACCACTTCTCGACCATTATCCAGGACAGCGCCGACGCCGTCGACGTCCCGATCGACCTCGTCTCGGACACGGACCTCTACGCATCCGGCGCGTTCGAGGACGTGACTCGGTTCGTCCTCGAGCACCGTGATCGCGCACGGGAGGTCCTCTCGCAGTACCAGGACAAAGTCGACGAGGACTACGTCCCGTTCAATCCGATCTGCGAGAATTGCGGGAAGATCACGGAGACGGTGACGGGCGTCGACACCGAAAACGAGCCGCCGACCGTCGACTACGTGTGCACCGACATGGACGCTGGCGACCGCACCATCGACGGCTGCGGCCACGAAGGAACCGCAACGCTGCGCGAGGGAAAACTTCCCTGGCGCTTCGAGTGGCCCGCGCAGTGGCAGTTGCTCGACGTCGACTTCGAACCCTTCGGGAAGGACCACGCCGAGGGCTCCTGGCCCAGCGGCCAGGACGTCGCACGCAACGTCCTCGAGATCGAACCGCCGGTGCCGATGGTCTACGAGTGGTTCACGCTCGAGGGCGAGCCGTTCTCCTCCTCGGCGGGGAACGTCATCCTCGTCTCGGACGTCCTCGAGTTGCTCGAGCCGGAGGTCCTGCGGTATTTCTTCGCGAAGGATCCCTCGAAGGCGCGAGATTTCAGCATCGAACGGCTCGACCAACTGGTCGACGAGTTCGACCGGTTCGAGGCGATTTACTTCGGCGAGGTCGACGCGAGCGAGGACGAAGTCGCCTTCGCCGAGCGGGTGTACCCGTTCGTGGTCGAAGAGCCTCGGGAAGAGCGGATTCGGCTCCCCTACACCTTCGCTGCGGTCCTCGGAATGACCGACGACCCCGCCCTTCGCGAGGAGATCGCCCGCCGCGAGGGCCACATCCCCGAAGACGCCCCCGAGTGGGCCGTCGAAGGGGCGCTCGATCGCGTCGAGCAGGCCCGCAACTGGGCCCGCCGGACCCAAAACGAGTTCGACTACGAACTCAAACGAACCGAGATTCCGGCTCACGAATTCGACGCCGACACGGAAACCGCACTCGAGGAACTGGCCGACTTCATCGAAGAGGGTCACGAGCCCGACGAGATCCAGGGCGAGATATACGAGACGGCAAAGCGCCACGACGTCGACGTCGGAGACTTCTTCGGCGCGGGGTACCGGCTGTTTTTCGACGACGAACAGGGGCCGAAGCTCGGCCCCTTCCTCGCCAAGGTCGATCGTGAGTTCGTCGTCGCGCGACTACGACGGGAGCGCTGA